A region of the Pseudomonas sp. J452 genome:
TTTGTTTGCCATGAGCCCCGTGCATGAAGCTTCTGCGCCCTTCCCTGCTCGCCCTCGCCTGCCTGCTCGCCTATCCCGTCACAGCCGATGACCTGCCGTCGCTGGGCGATGCCAGCTCATCGATCGTCTCGCCGGAACAGGAACACCAGCTCGGCCGCGCCTGGCTGAGCATCCTGCGCGGTCAGGTCGACCAGCTGTCCGACCCGCAGCTCAAGGACTATGTGGAGAGCAGCGTCTATCGCCTGGCCGAAACCAGCCAGGTGCAGGATCGGCGCCTGGAGTTCGTCCTGCTCAACAGCCCGCAGCTCAACGCCTTCGCCGCGCCAGGCGGAATCATCGGGGTCAACGGCGGCCTGCTCCTCTCGGCGCAGACCGAAGGCGAATACGCCTCGGTGATGGCCCACGAACTGGCGCACCTGTCGCAACGCCACTTCGCCCGCGGCATCGAAGCCCAGCAGCGCATGCAGGTGCCGGTGATGGCCGCCATGCTCGCCGGTATCGTCGCCGCAGCGGCTGGCGCCGGTGATGCCGGCATCGCCACCATCATGGGCGCCCAGGCCGCAGCCATCCAGGAACAGCGGCGCTTCTCGCGGCAGAACGAACAGGAAGCCGACCGCATCGGCCTGCTCAACCTGGAAAAGGCCGGCTATGACCCGCGCGCCATGCCGAGCATGTTCGAGCGCCTGCTGCGCCAGTATCGCTACGATCGCAAACCACCGGAATTCCTCCTCACCCACCCGGTATCCGAGTCGCGCATCGCCGACACCCGCAACCGCGCCGAACAATTTCAGCCAGGCGGCATCAACGACAGCCTGCGCTACCAGTTGATGCGCGCCCGCGTGCAGCTGATCTTCGAGGAGACACCGGGGATCGCTGCCAAGCGCTTTCGCGCCATGCTCGAGGAAAACCCCAAGTTGGACGCTGCGCGTTATGGCCTGGCCATCGCCAAGATCAAGGGTGGCCAGCTCAACGAAGCACGCACGACCTTGCAGGAGCTGCTGGCCAAGGCGCCGGAGGACATCACCTACAACCTGGCCATGGTCGATCTGGATATCACCAGCAATCGCCTGAACGATGCCCGCCAGCGGGTCGAACGGCTGCGCAACCTGTATCCGAACAACTACCCGCTGGATCAGGCGCGCATCGACCTGATGTTCAAGCAGAGCCAGGGCAAGGAGGCTGAGGTAGCACTCAACGAACTGCTCAAGAACCGCCCGCATGACCCGGACGTCTGGTATCAGGTGGCCGAGGCCCGCGGCCTGGCCGGCAACATCATCGGCCTGCACCAGGCCCGCGCCGAGTTCTTCGCCCTGGTCGGCGACTACGACCAGGCCCTGTCGCAACTGGACCTGGCCAAGCGCCGCGCCAGCAGCAACTTCCCTCTGGCTTCCCGCATCGATGCACGCCAACTGGAGCTGATGGAAGAAAAACGCGCGATCGACAAGATGCTGCGCTGATCAGCTGTCCATGAAAAAGCCCGGCATTGCCGGGCTTTTTTGTATCTGCACTCACCTCAGGCGTTGCCGCTCAATTTCAGCCGGGCTGCCTGGGTGAAATCCAGCATGCGCTTGAGCGGCTTGATTGCCCGTGGAATCAGCGCCGGCTCAACCAGGATCTCGTTACTGCCCTCCCGCAGGCACTGCAGGGTGCGCTGCAGGGTGTTCATGGCCATCCACGGGCAATGCGCGCAACTGCGGCAGGCGGCGCCATTGCCGGCGGTCGGCGCCTCGATGAAGACCTTGTCCGGGCATAGCTGCTGCATCTTGTAGAAGATGCCGCGGTCGGTGGCGACGATAAAGGTCTGGTTCGGCAGGGTCTGCGCCGCCTTGATCAGCTGGCTGGTGGAACCCACCGCATCGGCCAGCTCGATCACCGCTTCCGGCGACTCCGGGTGAACCAGCACGGCGGCGTCCGGATACAGCGCCTTCATGTCGTGCAGTTGCTTGGCTTTGAACTCCTCGTGGACGATGCAGGCGCCATCCCACAGCAGCATGTCGGCGCCGGTCTGACGCTGGATGTAGCGGCCCAGGTGCTGGTCCGGTGCCCAGAGAATGGTTTCACCGTTGTCCATCAGGCTCTCGACGATTTCCAGCGCACAACTGGAGGTCACCACCCAGTCGGCCCGCGCCTTCACCGCCGCCGAGGTGTTGGCATACACCACCACGGTACGCTCCGGGTGCTGGTCGCAGAACGCCGAAAACTCGTCAACCGGGCAACCCAGATCGAGCGAGCAGGTGGCTTCCAGGGTCGGCATCAGCACGCGCTTTTCCGGGTTGAGGATCTTTGCCGTCTCGCCCATGAACTTGACCCCGGCTACCACCACGGTCTGCGCCGCGTGCTGGTTGCCGAAGCGGGCCATTTCCAGGGAGTCGGAGACGCAGCCGCCGGTTTCCTCGGCCAACGCCTGGATCACCGGATCACAGTAGTAGTGCGCGACCAGCACGGCATTCTGCTTCTTCAGCTCGGCGGCTATTTCGCTACGGTAGAAGGCCTCCTGCTCGGGCGTCAGCGGCACGGGCTGCTTGGCATCGAGATGGGCTTGAACCAGAAGGCGTTCGGAAATATGCGTCATGTTGATCAGACCTGCAGGCGCGGGTTGGCAAGTGGCGAGTATACCATTGGCCCCTGCCGCCTCAGGGCGGCAGAGCTAACGCAGCAATGCCAGGCACAGTATCGCCGGGCTTTTTTCGAGGCATAAAAAAAGCCAGTCTTGCGACTGGCTTTTGCGATTTGGTGGGTCGTGTAGGATTCGAACCTACGACCAATTGGTTAAAAGCCAACTGCTCTACCAACTGAGCTAACGACCCGACGCGGTGCGCATAATACTGATTTAATTCAGAAAATCAACACCCCGCGGAAAAACTTCAGCTATAGCGAGTCGGATCCACTACTCCCGCGGCGATAAAACCGGCCGCACGCAGCCGGCAGCTATCGCACTTGCCACAAGCCCGACCATCCGCATCGGCCTGGTAGCAGGACACGGTCAAAGCATAGTCGACGCCATGCCGCATGCCGATCTGCACGATCTGCGCCTTGCTCAGGTTCTGCAGCGGCGCTTGAATGCGAAAGCCCTCCCCTTCCACACCCTCACGAGTCGCCAGATTGGCCAGCCGCTCGAACGCGGCAATGAAGTCGGGACGGCAATCCGGATAACCGGAATAGTCCACGGCATTGACCCCGATAAAGATATCGTGGGCGCCCAGCACCTCCGCCCAGCCCAGGGCCAGTGCGAGGAATACCGTGTTGCGTGCCGGCACATAGGTCACCGGAATGCCTTCGGTCGGGCTCTCCGGCACGGCAATCGAACTGTCGGTCAGGGCCGAACCACCGATACCGTTGAGATTGAGGCCGACCACCTTGTGCTCGACCACGCCCAGTTGTGCCGCCACCCGCTCGGCCGCCTGCAACTCAACGCGATGGCGCTGGCCGTAATCAAAACTCATGCTGTAGCAGGCGAAGCCCACGGCCTTGGCCTGAGCCAGGATGGTGGCGGAGTCGAGGCCACCGGAAAGCAGCACCACGGCTTTCTTGTCTGTCATCTCAGTACCCTCGAATCAGTGGCCAGGCTCATCGTTCCACAGCAGCTTGTGCAGCTGCAGCTGGAAGCGCACGGGCAGATTGTCGGCGATGATCCACTCGGCCAGGGCCTGGGCACTGACCTGCTTATGGCTGGGCGAGAACAGCACCTCGCCGGCGCGCTGGTCGAGGCGGTACTCGATCAGCTTGGAGACGGCCCAGTCGTAGTCCTCGCGCGAGCAGATGACGAACTTGACCTGATCGTTGCGGGTCAGCAGATCCAGGTTGCTGTACAGATTGCGCGAGACTTCCGCCGAACCCGGGGTTTTCAGGTCAACCACGCGGCTGACGCGGGGATCGGTGGCCGCGATATCGAGGGCACCGCTGGTCTCCAAGGACACCTCGTAGCCGGCATCGCACAGGCGCTTGAGCAGCGCAATGCAATTGGGCTGGGCCAGTGGCTCGCCACCGGTCACGCAAATGTAGCGTGGCTTGTAGCTGGCGATCTGTGTGCAGATGGCGTCCAGGCTCATGAGCTCGCCGCCGCTAAAGGCGTAGGCGGTGTCGCAGTACTGGCAGCGCAGCGGGCAGCCAGTCAGGCGAACGAACACAGTGGGTAAACCACTGCTGCGCGTTTCGCCCTGCAGCGAGTAGAAAATCTCGGTAATGCGCAGGGTTTCTTGCATATCGGCACCGGGCGTGACGGCGAAACAGGCCATCCGCCTCCGTTGCGGGAAAGGGGGCCGCGATTCTAAACGAAAATATTAAGGGAGACATTTTTAACGTCGCCCAGGCGACGGAGCGGAGGGTGACCACCACGGAAGATAAGCCATAAAAAACCCGCGCCAGGCGCGGGTTTTCTGATCAGAACAGACCGATCAGGGCAGACGTTGCAGGTCGCGCTGGGCCAACTGGGCGGCGGAGGAGCCTGGGAACTGGGCAATCAGCTGACGCAGGATGCCCTTAGCCTTGTCGGTATTGCCCAGGCGCTGCTCGACATCGGCCAGCTTGAACAGCGAATCCGGCACCTTGGCATGGGTCGGGTAGGTCACGCTGACC
Encoded here:
- the queC gene encoding 7-cyano-7-deazaguanine synthase QueC produces the protein MTDKKAVVLLSGGLDSATILAQAKAVGFACYSMSFDYGQRHRVELQAAERVAAQLGVVEHKVVGLNLNGIGGSALTDSSIAVPESPTEGIPVTYVPARNTVFLALALGWAEVLGAHDIFIGVNAVDYSGYPDCRPDFIAAFERLANLATREGVEGEGFRIQAPLQNLSKAQIVQIGMRHGVDYALTVSCYQADADGRACGKCDSCRLRAAGFIAAGVVDPTRYS
- the queE gene encoding 7-carboxy-7-deazaguanine synthase QueE; translated protein: MQETLRITEIFYSLQGETRSSGLPTVFVRLTGCPLRCQYCDTAYAFSGGELMSLDAICTQIASYKPRYICVTGGEPLAQPNCIALLKRLCDAGYEVSLETSGALDIAATDPRVSRVVDLKTPGSAEVSRNLYSNLDLLTRNDQVKFVICSREDYDWAVSKLIEYRLDQRAGEVLFSPSHKQVSAQALAEWIIADNLPVRFQLQLHKLLWNDEPGH
- the nadA gene encoding quinolinate synthase NadA, with product MTHISERLLVQAHLDAKQPVPLTPEQEAFYRSEIAAELKKQNAVLVAHYYCDPVIQALAEETGGCVSDSLEMARFGNQHAAQTVVVAGVKFMGETAKILNPEKRVLMPTLEATCSLDLGCPVDEFSAFCDQHPERTVVVYANTSAAVKARADWVVTSSCALEIVESLMDNGETILWAPDQHLGRYIQRQTGADMLLWDGACIVHEEFKAKQLHDMKALYPDAAVLVHPESPEAVIELADAVGSTSQLIKAAQTLPNQTFIVATDRGIFYKMQQLCPDKVFIEAPTAGNGAACRSCAHCPWMAMNTLQRTLQCLREGSNEILVEPALIPRAIKPLKRMLDFTQAARLKLSGNA
- a CDS encoding M48 family metalloprotease; this encodes MKLLRPSLLALACLLAYPVTADDLPSLGDASSSIVSPEQEHQLGRAWLSILRGQVDQLSDPQLKDYVESSVYRLAETSQVQDRRLEFVLLNSPQLNAFAAPGGIIGVNGGLLLSAQTEGEYASVMAHELAHLSQRHFARGIEAQQRMQVPVMAAMLAGIVAAAAGAGDAGIATIMGAQAAAIQEQRRFSRQNEQEADRIGLLNLEKAGYDPRAMPSMFERLLRQYRYDRKPPEFLLTHPVSESRIADTRNRAEQFQPGGINDSLRYQLMRARVQLIFEETPGIAAKRFRAMLEENPKLDAARYGLAIAKIKGGQLNEARTTLQELLAKAPEDITYNLAMVDLDITSNRLNDARQRVERLRNLYPNNYPLDQARIDLMFKQSQGKEAEVALNELLKNRPHDPDVWYQVAEARGLAGNIIGLHQARAEFFALVGDYDQALSQLDLAKRRASSNFPLASRIDARQLELMEEKRAIDKMLR